One Nitrospirota bacterium genomic window carries:
- a CDS encoding DUF350 domain-containing protein — MLINGLKAFMSYFISSVVFLFLFSIIYKRITPYNEFKLIHEGNTAAALSFSGALIGFVLPMASAITHSADLLDMFIWAGVALVVQVISFLAVRLVFPTLVNDISSNQVSTGMFLGVISMLTGILNAACIS; from the coding sequence ATGTTAATTAACGGACTTAAAGCCTTTATGAGTTATTTTATCTCTTCAGTGGTTTTTTTGTTTCTCTTCAGTATCATCTATAAGCGCATAACACCTTACAACGAGTTTAAGCTGATACATGAGGGAAACACTGCCGCAGCATTGAGTTTTAGCGGAGCTTTGATAGGTTTTGTGCTGCCAATGGCAAGCGCCATAACGCATAGCGCAGACCTGCTTGATATGTTTATCTGGGCAGGTGTGGCGCTTGTTGTTCAGGTAATTTCCTTTTTAGCAGTAAGACTTGTATTTCCAACACTCGTTAATGATATTTCATCAAATCAGGTTTCAACAGGAATGTTTCTCGGTGTAATTTCCATGTTAACAGGGATATTAAACGCAGCGTGTATAAGTTAA
- the amrB gene encoding AmmeMemoRadiSam system protein B, producing the protein MKRSPVVAGQFYKGGAAALEAEVSGYTAEVSKKIRAIGIISPHAGLMYSGAVAGLVYSRIEFPDTFILLGPNHTGLGQKAAVMKEGRWEIPTNSFEIDTDIAAAVLDSTPLFTEDIQAHRYEHSLEVQLPFIAHFSKTVKIVPVCFMYASAGQCKEAGEALAKVIQNSGKSVTIVASSDMSHYLPDAVTRQKDKLAMEKILALDPAGLYDVVKKEDITMCGVIPATVMMYAALKLGAKSAEVVKYATSGDVSGDYERVVGYAGVVIR; encoded by the coding sequence ATGAAAAGATCGCCTGTTGTAGCTGGCCAGTTTTATAAGGGGGGTGCAGCGGCTTTAGAGGCCGAAGTCAGTGGTTACACAGCAGAGGTTAGCAAAAAAATCAGAGCCATAGGCATAATAAGTCCTCATGCCGGCCTTATGTACTCAGGAGCAGTAGCCGGGCTTGTTTACTCAAGGATAGAATTTCCTGACACTTTTATTTTGCTTGGACCAAATCACACCGGATTAGGCCAGAAGGCAGCAGTTATGAAAGAGGGCAGGTGGGAAATTCCAACAAATTCCTTTGAAATTGATACTGATATAGCTGCGGCAGTTTTAGATAGCACGCCTCTTTTTACTGAGGATATACAAGCACACCGGTATGAGCACTCACTTGAGGTGCAGTTACCGTTTATCGCGCATTTTTCAAAAACGGTAAAAATCGTTCCGGTTTGTTTTATGTACGCTTCTGCTGGCCAGTGTAAGGAGGCAGGCGAGGCACTTGCCAAAGTTATACAGAATTCAGGAAAATCCGTGACAATAGTTGCAAGCTCTGATATGAGCCACTACTTACCGGATGCCGTAACCAGACAAAAGGATAAGCTGGCAATGGAGAAAATCTTAGCGCTTGACCCGGCAGGACTCTATGATGTTGTAAAGAAAGAGGATATAACCATGTGCGGAGTGATACCGGCAACCGTGATGATGTATGCCGCACTTAAGCTGGGAGCTAAGAGCGCTGAGGTCGTTAAGTATGCCACATCGGGAGACGTAAGCGGAGACTATGAAAGAGTTGTAGGCTATGCCGGTGTCGTAATCAGATAG
- the dnaB gene encoding replicative DNA helicase: protein MKTEDKAPDKVQPQNVEAEMFVLGAIMLDNEAIYKVLDLITSADFYKDEHRRIFSAIITLLDKTEPVDYVTVSNYLRNKKEMELAGGESYLSLLLNSVPTAANIVYHAKILREKALMRNLIRASTDIISRVYTHDGEVDELVDFAEKSVFEIAEFRIKPSFSSFNEVLKDSMSMIEKLHDRKETITGLPSGFKDLDDLTTGFQPGDLIIIGGRPSMGKTAFCLNIAQHVGINVKEPVAIFSLEMSKKQLAVRMLCAEAMVDANRIRKARMEKSDWPKLTAAAGRLADAPIFIDDSSDIGALEMRSKARRLKKERGLGLVVVDYLQLMRGRSGVDRREQEISEISRSLKGLAKELDLPVIALSQLNRLVEQRRPPIPTLADLRESGAIEQDADVILFLYREEVYNRNDEAVKGKVELHIAKQRNGPAGVHVNLSFLAAYTKFANNTEGFYEETDETF from the coding sequence ATGAAAACAGAAGATAAAGCGCCAGATAAAGTACAACCACAAAACGTTGAGGCTGAAATGTTCGTTCTTGGCGCTATCATGCTTGACAACGAGGCTATATATAAAGTCCTGGATTTAATAACATCAGCGGATTTCTATAAAGATGAGCATCGCCGCATTTTCTCTGCAATTATCACCCTGCTTGATAAAACTGAACCTGTTGACTACGTAACAGTATCAAATTATCTTAGAAATAAAAAAGAAATGGAACTGGCAGGCGGGGAATCATATTTATCGTTGCTGCTAAACTCTGTACCAACTGCTGCTAACATTGTTTATCACGCTAAAATTCTGAGAGAAAAAGCCCTTATGAGAAACCTTATAAGAGCGTCAACAGATATAATCTCAAGAGTTTACACTCACGACGGTGAGGTGGATGAATTAGTGGATTTTGCAGAAAAATCCGTATTTGAGATAGCTGAGTTTAGAATCAAGCCGTCCTTTTCCTCTTTTAACGAAGTGTTAAAAGACAGCATGTCAATGATAGAGAAGCTCCATGACCGAAAAGAGACTATAACCGGTCTGCCCTCTGGGTTTAAGGACCTTGACGATTTAACAACCGGATTTCAGCCTGGAGATTTAATAATAATTGGAGGGCGTCCCTCGATGGGTAAAACCGCCTTTTGCTTAAACATAGCGCAGCACGTGGGAATCAACGTAAAGGAGCCGGTGGCTATTTTTAGTCTTGAGATGTCTAAAAAGCAGTTAGCTGTGAGGATGCTCTGTGCCGAGGCGATGGTGGACGCTAACCGGATAAGAAAAGCCCGTATGGAGAAAAGTGATTGGCCAAAACTCACTGCGGCAGCAGGCAGATTAGCTGATGCGCCGATATTCATAGATGATTCATCAGACATTGGAGCGCTTGAGATGCGCTCAAAGGCAAGGAGATTAAAAAAGGAGCGTGGGCTGGGGCTTGTTGTGGTTGACTATCTTCAGCTTATGAGGGGGCGCTCCGGGGTGGACAGAAGAGAACAGGAGATTTCAGAAATCTCACGCTCCTTAAAAGGGCTTGCCAAAGAGTTGGACTTACCAGTCATAGCGCTTAGCCAGCTTAACAGGCTTGTTGAGCAGCGCCGTCCTCCCATTCCCACACTTGCAGACTTACGCGAATCTGGAGCTATTGAACAGGATGCGGATGTTATACTTTTTCTATACCGTGAAGAGGTGTATAACCGTAACGACGAGGCGGTTAAGGGGAAGGTTGAACTACATATAGCTAAGCAGCGTAATGGTCCAGCCGGTGTCCATGTGAATTTGTCCTTTCTTGCGGCATACACCAAATTTGCCAATAACACTGAGGGCTTTTACGAGGAAACTGATGAGACATTCTAA
- a CDS encoding 50S ribosomal protein L9 has translation MKVILREDISNVGDMGMIVNVARGYARNYLIPKKFAVEANPKNMKLLQHETRIIAEKVKKLKVSAEDFAKKIVATAVNISAKAGEEGKLFGSVTNKDIADALEAMGFSIDKRKILLDAPIKRTGEHIVKVRIHPEVQADLKVDVVPE, from the coding sequence ATGAAGGTAATATTGAGAGAGGACATAAGTAATGTAGGTGATATGGGGATGATTGTAAATGTAGCCCGCGGGTATGCAAGAAACTATCTAATCCCTAAGAAATTTGCAGTTGAAGCAAACCCCAAGAACATGAAACTTTTGCAGCATGAGACGCGTATAATTGCGGAGAAAGTTAAAAAGTTGAAAGTAAGCGCCGAGGATTTTGCCAAAAAGATTGTGGCAACCGCGGTTAACATTTCAGCAAAAGCTGGTGAGGAGGGGAAGCTCTTCGGTTCAGTTACCAATAAGGACATTGCAGATGCACTTGAGGCAATGGGCTTTAGCATTGACAAGAGAAAAATCCTCCTTGATGCTCCCATAAAACGGACAGGTGAACACATAGTAAAAGTCAGAATACACCCCGAGGTGCAGGCTGATTTGAAAGTGGATGTAGTGCCGGAATAA
- a CDS encoding SurA N-terminal domain-containing protein: MIKFMHKHAKFFYVFFFLIIISFIFFYVGPIDKSSSVALIEIGDKKIYSEEYWRVYDNIKNYYSSILKDKFNSEMEKTLNLKKVALDAIVEHELMLEAAKQLGINVSDREVSETILHDPTFNRDGAFRQDIYMRYIELNRMTPAVFEAKRREDLIVSKVRALIELTAGKLEEPSEDLKNQDKQKILEKLYANMDRERKAKLVKSYIDGLKKTIHFKVKEDLIG; this comes from the coding sequence ATGATAAAGTTTATGCACAAACATGCTAAGTTTTTCTATGTGTTTTTCTTTTTGATTATTATATCGTTTATATTTTTCTATGTGGGGCCTATAGATAAGTCCTCATCGGTTGCGCTGATTGAAATCGGCGACAAGAAGATTTATTCAGAGGAGTACTGGAGAGTTTATGACAATATAAAGAACTACTACTCAAGCATCCTTAAGGATAAATTTAACTCCGAGATGGAAAAGACGCTGAATCTCAAAAAAGTTGCGCTTGATGCAATCGTGGAGCATGAGCTTATGCTTGAGGCGGCAAAGCAGCTTGGAATTAATGTGTCGGACAGAGAGGTGAGTGAGACGATACTACATGATCCGACCTTTAATAGGGATGGCGCCTTCAGACAGGATATATATATGAGATACATAGAGCTAAACCGCATGACGCCTGCTGTTTTTGAGGCAAAAAGACGTGAAGATTTAATAGTGTCCAAAGTAAGAGCGCTTATTGAACTCACTGCCGGAAAACTTGAGGAGCCCTCCGAGGATTTAAAAAATCAGGACAAGCAGAAAATCCTTGAAAAACTCTATGCCAACATGGACAGAGAAAGAAAAGCAAAACTCGTAAAGTCCTACATTGACGGACTTAAGAAAACGATACATTTTAAGGTCAAAGAAGATTTAATCGGGTAG
- a CDS encoding NUDIX hydrolase: MTSLSKSNKSKSPLPTVDIIIRYREGVVLIKRKNEPHGWAIPGGFVDYGESLETAACREAKEETSLDVKLLRQFHTYSDPERDKRMHTITTVYVAEAQGEAQAGDDAAEYGVFTPSNLPNPIVFDHKRILADYFNQVY; the protein is encoded by the coding sequence ATGACGAGCCTCAGCAAGAGCAATAAGTCGAAATCCCCGCTGCCTACGGTTGACATAATCATAAGGTATCGGGAAGGGGTGGTGCTGATTAAAAGAAAGAATGAACCTCACGGGTGGGCTATCCCCGGCGGGTTTGTGGATTATGGGGAATCGCTTGAAACGGCGGCCTGCAGAGAGGCTAAAGAGGAGACTAGCCTTGATGTTAAACTTCTGCGGCAGTTTCATACCTACTCCGACCCGGAAAGAGACAAGCGGATGCACACGATAACGACTGTGTATGTGGCGGAGGCTCAGGGAGAGGCTCAGGCCGGAGACGATGCCGCAGAGTACGGTGTGTTTACGCCGTCCAACTTGCCAAATCCCATAGTGTTTGACCATAAGAGGATTCTTGCGGATTATTTCAATCAGGTATATTAA
- the hfq gene encoding RNA chaperone Hfq, whose product MGGVKTTSLQDAFLNQLRKDKMPVVVYLTNGVRLKGTVRAFDNFVIILKDARQQLIYKHSISSIVPEDDVSVKYDEPQQEQ is encoded by the coding sequence ATGGGTGGCGTAAAAACGACAAGCCTGCAGGATGCTTTCCTAAATCAACTGAGGAAAGACAAGATGCCGGTTGTTGTATATTTGACAAACGGCGTGAGGCTAAAGGGAACAGTGAGAGCATTTGACAACTTTGTTATAATTTTGAAAGATGCCAGGCAGCAGTTGATTTACAAACATTCCATCTCGTCCATAGTGCCTGAGGATGACGTAAGCGTTAAATATGACGAGCCTCAGCAAGAGCAATAA
- the miaA gene encoding tRNA (adenosine(37)-N6)-dimethylallyltransferase MiaA yields MKAYVLMGPTCVGKTESSLLLAEALKSEIISADSMQVYKYMDIGTAKPSLDKLRAVPHHMIDVALPTEEFSAGRFVAEAVPIIEELCKGGKHPVIAGGTGFYIRALSEGLFEGPEADWQLRQQLDSDEANCEGFLYNLLCYIDPVTALKIKQGDKRRIIRALEVIFKLGVPMSEAQKNTTPSVNCGFVKICLTRERTELYRMIEDRVDVMVHDGLFEEARVLFDMPLSKTTSRAIGYREAFSYFRGEVGRDEAVLNIKQATRRYAKRQMTWFRAEKDINWIDITGIFDPKKIYDKIISLTSTN; encoded by the coding sequence TTGAAAGCATACGTTTTGATGGGCCCAACCTGTGTAGGCAAGACCGAATCTTCGCTTTTACTTGCTGAGGCACTTAAGAGCGAAATCATAAGTGCCGACTCTATGCAGGTCTATAAGTACATGGATATTGGGACAGCCAAACCCTCTTTGGATAAGCTCCGTGCAGTGCCCCATCATATGATAGATGTGGCATTACCGACTGAGGAGTTCAGTGCCGGCAGGTTTGTGGCTGAGGCAGTGCCGATAATAGAAGAGCTTTGTAAAGGCGGGAAACATCCGGTGATAGCCGGAGGCACAGGGTTTTATATCAGGGCGCTGTCTGAGGGACTTTTTGAGGGCCCAGAGGCTGACTGGCAGTTGCGGCAGCAGTTAGACTCTGATGAGGCCAATTGTGAGGGGTTTCTGTATAATCTCCTGTGTTATATTGATCCCGTTACCGCTTTAAAAATAAAACAAGGCGACAAGAGACGAATAATACGGGCACTTGAGGTGATATTTAAACTGGGTGTGCCGATGTCGGAGGCTCAAAAAAATACAACCCCTTCAGTAAACTGCGGCTTTGTAAAAATCTGTTTGACACGGGAGCGCACAGAGCTCTACCGGATGATAGAGGACAGGGTGGATGTGATGGTGCACGATGGGCTTTTTGAAGAGGCGAGGGTACTTTTTGATATGCCGCTCTCTAAGACCACATCACGGGCAATTGGGTACAGGGAGGCATTTTCATATTTCAGAGGAGAGGTGGGGCGTGATGAGGCCGTATTAAACATAAAGCAGGCCACACGGCGCTATGCAAAGCGCCAAATGACATGGTTCCGGGCTGAGAAGGACATCAACTGGATTGATATAACAGGTATTTTTGATCCCAAAAAAATTTATGATAAAATTATTTCGTTGACAAGTACTAATTAG
- the folP gene encoding dihydropteroate synthase, with product MGVLNVTPDSFSDSGVFFEKNRAIEGALKMVEDGADIIDVGGESTRPGAEQITVHEELKRVIPVIEAITEHISVPISVDTYKAAVAHEALNAGASMVNDISGLRFDNDMAKTIAEAQGAVCIMHILGTPKNMQNNPHYDDIFVQIGEYLNEGINMAKSAGISDISIVIDPGIGFGKTLDHNLQILRGLDRFKQPGKPVMVGTSRKSFISMILGGRAVDKRLMGTAATVAISIFNGASIVRVHDVKEIADVVRVSDAIVRGENH from the coding sequence ATGGGGGTACTCAATGTAACCCCTGATTCATTTTCCGATAGCGGTGTTTTTTTTGAAAAAAATCGCGCAATAGAGGGCGCTCTTAAAATGGTTGAAGACGGCGCCGATATTATAGATGTTGGAGGGGAGTCAACCCGTCCTGGTGCAGAACAAATCACAGTACATGAGGAGTTAAAGCGGGTAATTCCTGTTATAGAGGCAATCACTGAACACATAAGCGTACCGATTTCAGTTGATACTTATAAGGCAGCGGTGGCACATGAGGCGTTAAACGCAGGGGCCTCTATGGTTAACGACATAAGCGGCCTCAGATTTGACAATGATATGGCTAAAACCATTGCAGAAGCGCAGGGAGCAGTCTGTATCATGCACATATTGGGCACGCCAAAAAACATGCAGAATAACCCGCACTATGACGACATATTTGTTCAGATCGGAGAGTATCTCAATGAGGGAATTAATATGGCTAAGTCTGCCGGAATCTCTGATATCAGCATTGTGATAGACCCTGGTATAGGATTTGGTAAAACCCTTGACCATAATCTTCAGATTCTAAGAGGACTTGACAGATTTAAACAGCCTGGAAAACCGGTTATGGTTGGCACATCCCGTAAATCCTTTATCAGCATGATTCTTGGCGGACGCGCAGTTGACAAAAGACTTATGGGAACTGCCGCAACTGTAGCTATTTCAATTTTTAACGGTGCATCAATTGTACGGGTGCACGATGTTAAGGAGATAGCCGATGTGGTGCGTGTTTCTGATGCTATAGTGCGGGGGGAGAACCACTGA
- the ftsH gene encoding ATP-dependent zinc metalloprotease FtsH — MIVLFNMLSFQKPQQEEMILSDFLEKLDSAAVDEVSIRENEINGKLKDGKSFRTYTMEYPDLVKELRAKNVKITVKPPTQSPWYVNFFFSWGPIIFLALIWVFFMRQMQVGGNKAMSFGKSRARLVSDKSNKVTFKDVAGVEEAKNEVLEIIEFLRDPQKFTKLGGRIPRGVLLVGPPGTGKTLLARAIAGEADVPFYSISGSDFVEMFVGVGASRVRDLFEQAKKNAPCLIFIDEIDAVGRHRGAGLGGGHDEREQTLNQLLVEMDGFEGKEGRIVIAATNRPDVLDPALLRPGRFDRQVIVSHPDVRGREEILKVHTKTIPMSPDVELAVIARGTPGFTGADLANLVNEAALVAARASKETVDMVDFDHAKDKVLMGVERKSMIINDEEKRNTAYHESGHALVAKLTPGTDPVHKVSIIPRGRALGVTQQLPIDDRYTYSKEFLTNTLKVLLGGRAAEELALNHMTTGAGNDLERATDLSRKMVTEWGMSDKLGPLTFGKKEEQIFLGREIAKHRDYSERTAELIDEEVQSLVFNAYQESKEVLRANYDTLEAMAKLLLEKETIENTEIEQLIEEVKLKRNPGLETSS; from the coding sequence ATGATAGTGCTTTTCAACATGCTGAGTTTTCAGAAGCCTCAGCAGGAGGAGATGATTCTTTCGGATTTTCTCGAAAAGCTTGACAGTGCGGCGGTAGATGAGGTTTCTATAAGGGAAAATGAAATCAACGGCAAACTCAAAGACGGCAAGAGTTTCCGTACATACACTATGGAGTACCCTGATCTGGTAAAAGAGTTAAGAGCCAAAAACGTTAAAATCACGGTAAAACCCCCAACGCAAAGCCCATGGTATGTGAATTTCTTTTTTTCGTGGGGACCGATAATTTTCCTTGCGCTTATCTGGGTGTTTTTTATGAGACAGATGCAGGTAGGGGGCAATAAGGCCATGTCGTTTGGTAAGTCGAGGGCACGCCTTGTCTCTGACAAATCCAACAAGGTGACCTTTAAAGATGTTGCCGGTGTGGAGGAGGCTAAAAACGAGGTACTGGAAATAATAGAGTTTTTAAGAGACCCTCAAAAGTTTACAAAACTCGGAGGCAGAATTCCGCGTGGAGTGCTTCTTGTGGGGCCCCCCGGAACCGGAAAGACTCTCCTTGCAAGAGCCATAGCAGGTGAGGCCGATGTCCCTTTTTATTCCATCTCAGGATCGGATTTTGTAGAGATGTTTGTTGGCGTTGGAGCTTCAAGAGTTAGGGATTTGTTTGAGCAGGCAAAAAAGAATGCGCCGTGTCTTATCTTTATAGATGAAATAGACGCCGTAGGGCGGCACCGTGGGGCAGGGTTAGGCGGCGGTCATGACGAAAGAGAGCAGACCCTTAACCAGTTGCTTGTGGAAATGGACGGCTTTGAAGGAAAAGAGGGACGGATTGTTATAGCGGCAACAAACAGACCGGATGTTCTTGACCCGGCACTCCTGAGACCGGGCAGATTTGACAGACAGGTGATAGTCTCTCATCCCGATGTACGGGGACGTGAGGAGATTCTAAAAGTGCACACAAAGACTATACCCATGTCACCGGATGTGGAATTAGCTGTGATAGCAAGAGGCACACCTGGGTTCACCGGAGCAGACCTGGCAAATCTTGTCAATGAAGCGGCACTTGTTGCGGCAAGAGCGTCAAAGGAGACTGTGGATATGGTTGACTTTGACCACGCTAAGGATAAGGTGCTTATGGGAGTGGAGCGAAAGAGCATGATAATTAATGACGAGGAAAAGCGAAACACCGCCTATCATGAGTCAGGACATGCGCTTGTAGCTAAACTTACGCCCGGAACCGACCCAGTTCATAAGGTCAGCATAATACCGCGAGGGCGCGCTCTTGGCGTTACCCAGCAGCTTCCCATAGATGACAGGTATACGTACTCTAAGGAGTTTTTGACAAACACGCTAAAAGTGCTTTTGGGCGGTCGTGCTGCCGAGGAGCTGGCCCTTAATCACATGACCACGGGGGCTGGCAATGATCTTGAAAGGGCTACCGATCTGTCCAGAAAAATGGTGACCGAATGGGGCATGTCGGATAAACTGGGGCCCCTGACCTTTGGTAAGAAAGAGGAACAGATTTTTCTTGGACGTGAAATTGCCAAGCACAGAGACTACAGCGAACGAACTGCCGAGTTGATAGACGAGGAGGTGCAGTCGCTTGTGTTTAACGCTTATCAGGAGAGTAAGGAGGTTTTAAGGGCAAATTATGACACTCTTGAGGCTATGGCCAAGCTGTTGCTTGAGAAAGAAACCATCGAAAACACAGAAATAGAACAACTTATAGAAGAGGTCAAGCTTAAAAGAAATCCCGGCCTTGAAACTAGTTCTTAA
- a CDS encoding DUF1015 domain-containing protein: MTGTAPFIGLMYDPQRVSLADVTAPPYDIITPEMQAGLYNKSPYNIVRVDWAEEQPGDNDKNNKYIRAAKALKDWIDDGTMKFRDKPAYFLYEVSYEFGGLLNTMRGIFAAVKLVKPGAGVYPHEMTHSKPKQDRLNLMHSSGANTSPIFSLYNSSNNALIGVLNAYNATAPYFEYTDSDKKMSHRCWIIENEADVAKITNALEGESFYIADGHHRYETALEYQRLMREESGAHTEKLQSFDYVLMLITNIRDGGITILPTHRMVNGITAGNLEHLKQYFDVEHIGQSADITAHIRGKALSFGLYLGGGGGFYTLTYKGVRPDGVSGIDVMVLHDTVFGKVYNNAGGFAYEMSVEKTVESVRDGRFEAAIFLNPTRVEDVELSAKQGVRMPPKSTYFYPKIPTGIVINYLGGH; the protein is encoded by the coding sequence ATGACTGGAACAGCTCCATTTATAGGACTTATGTATGACCCGCAGCGGGTGTCACTTGCGGATGTTACTGCACCGCCATATGACATCATAACGCCAGAGATGCAGGCAGGTCTGTACAACAAGAGCCCTTATAACATAGTCAGAGTTGACTGGGCAGAGGAACAGCCCGGAGATAACGATAAAAACAATAAATACATTCGTGCCGCTAAAGCCCTCAAAGACTGGATTGATGACGGCACTATGAAGTTCAGAGACAAGCCGGCTTATTTCTTGTATGAGGTTTCTTACGAATTTGGGGGTTTGCTAAATACGATGCGCGGGATTTTTGCAGCCGTTAAACTGGTTAAACCTGGGGCTGGCGTTTACCCGCATGAAATGACCCACTCTAAACCCAAACAGGACAGGCTTAACCTGATGCACTCCTCAGGAGCTAACACAAGTCCAATATTTTCACTTTATAACAGCAGTAACAATGCTCTTATAGGCGTCCTTAATGCTTATAACGCAACAGCCCCATATTTTGAGTACACAGATTCTGACAAGAAAATGTCCCACAGGTGCTGGATTATAGAGAATGAGGCGGATGTTGCAAAAATAACCAATGCACTTGAGGGTGAAAGCTTTTATATTGCAGACGGGCATCACAGATATGAAACAGCCCTTGAGTACCAAAGGCTTATGAGAGAGGAAAGCGGTGCTCACACAGAGAAGTTACAAAGCTTTGACTACGTACTGATGCTTATAACAAATATAAGAGATGGCGGTATCACTATTTTGCCTACACACAGGATGGTTAACGGAATAACGGCTGGGAATCTGGAGCATCTTAAACAGTATTTTGACGTAGAACACATTGGCCAGAGTGCCGACATAACAGCTCATATAAGAGGCAAAGCACTTTCTTTTGGGCTTTACCTTGGTGGTGGCGGCGGATTCTATACCCTTACATATAAGGGTGTCAGACCGGATGGCGTCAGTGGTATAGACGTTATGGTGCTGCATGACACAGTGTTTGGAAAGGTCTATAATAATGCCGGTGGGTTTGCATATGAAATGAGTGTTGAAAAGACGGTGGAAAGCGTAAGAGACGGGAGGTTTGAAGCCGCCATATTTTTGAACCCCACGAGGGTTGAGGATGTGGAACTTTCGGCGAAACAAGGAGTGCGGATGCCCCCAAAATCCACCTATTTTTACCCGAAAATTCCCACTGGAATAGTTATCAATTATCTGGGCGGACATTAA
- the gap gene encoding type I glyceraldehyde-3-phosphate dehydrogenase yields the protein MAVKVGVNGFGRIGRNFYRACMGNPDIEIVAVNDITDTKTLAHLLKYDSVVGNLTADVSVQGDSIVVNGKATKITAERDPGNIPWKSFGVEIVVESTGLFTKREGASKHLAAGAGWVIISAPASDEDITICMGVNNELLDPAKHKIISNASCTTNCLSPIAKAIHNEFGIVKGLMTTVHSYTNDQRLLDLPHKDLRRARAAALSIIPSSTGAAKAIGLVLPDLKGKLDGFSLRVPTPNVSVVDLVAELKKEATIESINATVKAAAEGPMKGVLQYCDEPLVSADFKGNPHSSIFDPALTKVIGGNMVKVISWYDNEWGYSNRVKDLLMYLVSKR from the coding sequence ATGGCAGTTAAAGTAGGCGTAAACGGTTTTGGTAGAATTGGCAGAAATTTCTACAGGGCGTGTATGGGTAACCCTGACATAGAAATAGTGGCTGTAAACGATATAACTGACACAAAGACGCTTGCCCATTTGCTAAAATATGACTCAGTTGTGGGAAATCTCACGGCAGACGTATCAGTGCAGGGTGATTCTATCGTGGTAAACGGCAAAGCCACTAAGATTACCGCTGAAAGGGATCCGGGCAATATTCCATGGAAGAGCTTTGGTGTGGAAATTGTTGTGGAGTCAACCGGCTTATTCACAAAAAGAGAAGGCGCCTCAAAACATCTGGCAGCAGGAGCCGGCTGGGTTATTATCTCTGCCCCTGCCTCCGATGAGGACATCACTATATGTATGGGCGTTAACAACGAGCTTTTGGATCCGGCAAAGCACAAGATTATCTCTAACGCATCCTGCACCACAAACTGCCTTTCTCCTATAGCTAAGGCAATCCACAATGAATTTGGAATCGTCAAGGGTCTTATGACCACAGTCCACTCCTACACAAACGATCAGAGACTGTTAGACCTTCCACACAAAGACCTCAGAAGGGCAAGAGCAGCGGCTCTTTCCATAATTCCCTCAAGCACCGGCGCAGCTAAGGCAATCGGCCTTGTTCTGCCTGACTTAAAGGGTAAACTGGACGGCTTTTCACTGCGAGTGCCGACCCCTAACGTGTCAGTTGTGGACTTAGTGGCGGAGCTAAAAAAAGAGGCTACAATAGAATCCATAAATGCAACCGTTAAAGCAGCGGCAGAGGGCCCAATGAAGGGAGTGCTTCAGTACTGTGACGAGCCTTTGGTATCGGCAGACTTCAAGGGTAATCCACATTCCTCTATCTTTGACCCTGCTCTTACAAAGGTAATCGGTGGCAATATGGTGAAGGTTATCTCATGGTATGACAACGAGTGGGGTTATAGCAACCGTGTAAAAGACCTGCTTATGTACCTCGTATCAAAGAGGTAA